Part of the Paenibacillus aurantius genome, GCCGGATAAAGGAAAGGACCGTGTGGCTTCCGGAGTAATTCACGATCCGGTACGGATCGGTCCAGCGTTTGCCCGTCAACCGCTGGATATCCGCGATGCGGGTCAGGTCCGATTCATAAATAGTAGCCGTGGAGAGCGGAGCTTTGGTCCCTGACGGATAAAGGGTAATGGCCGTCAGGTAGTCCTTGTAGCCGGCCAGGTTGGTCATAAGCCCGAGAACGCGGTCCCGTTCCACCGGATCCTCCCCGGGCTTGGCCAAATACTGCTGAATGTCCCGCTGGCCGATCATAAAAAGCGACATGTTCTCCACATCGCTCAGAATGAACTTTAATTTGGCTTCCATTTGATGCAGGGTATCGATTCCGGCCTGCTTCGTTTTTGCCTCCGCCGCCCTCGAGGAGGTGACATAAGAGAATCCCCCCAGAAACAATAGGGGGATTAGGATCGAAACGAGCAGCAGGAAGGACAGCCGGCGCCGCAGGGAACCTGCCAGCCAACGCCACATGATGTCCTCCCCCTTCCTTTTTTACTATCCAGTATACCTCATGCCCGCCGGATCAGCCCTTGACTGCCCCTGCGGTCATCCCTTTCATGACCTGCTCCTGGAACAGAAGGTACACCACGATCGTCGGGATGACCGCGATGGACATCGCCGCAAGCGTCAGACTGTAATCCGTCTGGTAACCGTCGGCAAACGTCGCGATGCTGAGCGGGAGCGTTTTGAGAGACGACTTGCTTATGAACACGAGAGCGAATGAGAAATCGTTCCAGAAGTGCAGGAAGCTGAGAATCGTTACCGTCGACAGCGCCGGCAGGGAAATCGGCAGCATGATGCGAAGGAACACGCCCCACAAGCCGGTGCCGTCGATAAAGGCCGCCTCCTCCATTTCCTTCGGAATGGAAGCCAGGTAGGCGGTAAGCACGAAGATGGCCGTCGGCAGAGCGAACGCCACGTAGGGCAGAATGAGCGCCCAATACGTGTTCAGAAGAGACAGCTGCTTCATCAGGATGAACAGCGGCACCAGCGTACTGTGGATCGGAATAAGCATGCCGACCACGAAGAAGCCCATGATCCAAGCCTTGAAGCGGAACCGGAACCGGGCCAGCACGAAGGAGGCCAGAGCCGAGATGAACAGCGTCAGAGCAAGCGAGGTCAAGGACACGATAACGGAATTTCCGAAGGCCCTCCCCATGTGGGAGCTGGTCCAGGCTCTGGTAAAATTCTCAAACTGCCACGTTTCCGGCAGGGAGAACGGACGGTTGATGAATTCCATGTTGGTTTTGAATGCGGAGATGAACAGCCAGAAGAGGGGATACAGCGTCAGCACCCCATACACGGTAAGGCCCGTCCAAAAAATGGCTCCTCTCCATTTTCTCCCGGATCTCCCCGCTTTATGTGAAGCAGCCGGTGAATAAGCAGCGGCGGTGTTGCTCATGGGTTCCTCCCCCTTTCTAGGCGGTCTTGGTTTTGCGGCTCATCAGCCATTGGCTGACGCCGATAAAGAGCAGGCTGATGGCGATAATGGAAGTGGAAATGGCGCTTCCGTACCCGTAACGGTAGGAAGTGAAGGTCGAGTTGTACATATAGGTAGCCAGAAGCTCGGTGGAATGGGCCGGCCCGCCCTTCGTCATGATGTAGACCAGGTCGAAGGATTTCAGGCTTCCCGAGATGCAGAGGACAATGGCCACCTGCACCGTGCTCCAGATCATAGGCAGAATAATCGAAACCATTTTACGCGCCCCGGTTGCCCCGTCGATCTTGGCGGCATCGTGAATGTCACCGGGAATATTCTGAAAGGCGGAGATGAAAATAATGAGATAGAGCCCGACAAAGCTCCAAATAAGAGGCGGAATAAGCGAGAAAATCGCAATCTTGGAATCGGAAAGCCACTGAAGCTTCCAGCTGGCCAGCCCGAGACGGTCCAGAAGAAAGTTAAGAATCCCGATCTGCGGATGGTAAATGTACTGCCAGATCATGCCGATGACGACCGCGGACAAGACCATGGGCATAAACACGGCCGAGCGCAGAAAACGTTGAAGCAGGCTGTTCTTGTGCAGCAGGATGGCGAGAATCAGCGCCAGCGGAACCTGTCCGAGCACCGAAGCCAAGACGAAAATAATGTTGTTCTTGAGCGCCCGCCAGAAGATCGGATCCTTGAACACTTCCACATAGTTGTCGAAGCCTATGAATTTGGCGGCCCCGATCCCTTTCCAGTTGAAGAATCCGTAGTAAGCCGACCAGATCACCGGCACGAAAACAAACAAAGCATAGATCACGACGGACGGCAGCAGGCCGAGGACGATAAATCGCCGGATGCGCAACGTGTTCATAACCAATCACTTCCTCTGCTAATGAATCGGCCCTCCGCTCGGGAGGGCCTTGGGTTAAGCGGTCCGGCTTATTTGCCGATAGCCCCCGCCTGGGCATCCTGAATTTTCTTCGCGATCGCTTCCGGATTGCCGCCCATGAGCAGCTCCTGGAGGCTGTTGTTCGTGACCTCCACCGCGGCGGAGCTCAGCTTGGAGTCATAGACCGGGCTGATCTTCGTGTTCTTCATGAGCTCGTTCAGCTCGATGAACAAAGGATTGGCTTTGGCTTTGTCCACGTCGATTTTGTAGCTGACCAGCGTGGAGCTGTCGAGCGTCGCCTTCTGTCCGTCCGGGCCGGCCAGGGCATAGAGCAATTCCTGTGCGGCTTCCTTCTGGGCGCCCTTCACCTTCTTGCTCATGCCCATCCCCGTCCCGACCACGCCGGAGGTGCTTTGCGCGTTTCCTTTGCCGCCGTCCACGGCAGGCAGGATGGTGATGTGCGTCGTGTCGAGCACTTCCTTAGGCGCCGTCTTCACGAGGTTCGCGAGAGCCCAGCCGCCGTCCATGAACATCGCGGCTTTGCCCTGGTTGTAGAGCTGGATCATCTGGTTCTCGTCGATGCTGTTGAAGCCGTCCTGGAAGGCTTTGGACTTACCGAGATCCTGAAGCACCGTGAGGGCCTTCACGAATTCCGGATCGGTGAATTTCGCCCCGTCCTGCTTGGCGGCCTTCAGGAACCAGTCCGTCCCGGTCACGCGGTCGGCAATGGTGCTGAAGATGGTGGATTGCACGACCCAGTTGGCTTTGTTGCCGAGCGCCACGGGAATGACGTTGTTCTTGTTGAACGTATCGATGGCGGCTTTAAGCTCGTCCCATGTCTTCGGTACCTTAACCCCGTATTTGTCGAAAATGGCCTGGTTGTAATAAATGAAGGAGCTTGGAGCCAGGTTCATCGGAACGGAATACGTCTTGCCGTCCACCGTGTAGCCGTCTAGCGCGTTCGGAATGAAGTTGTTCTTCCAGTCCGGCTTGCTGTTCAGGTAATCGTCGATAGGCTGCAGCAGACCGCCGCTGACGAACTCCTTGGTCATCGCATCCGGCCACATGACGAAGAGGTCCGGCATTTCATCCGCCGCGGCTACCGTGCGGAGTCTTGTCTTCAAGCCGTCGGTCGGCAGTCCTTCCACTTCCAGGTCAACGTTGGGATGCTTGGCTTTGAAATCGTCCAGGATGCCTCTCATGGCGATCGCCTTGGCGTCTTGTCCGGTCCAGTTATGCCAGACGGTAAGCTTTACTTTCTCTCCGGCTCCGTTACCCGAAGCTCCCTGCTCCGTGTCGGCCGCTCCGCTGCCGCAGGCGGTCAGCAAGGATGCGGTAAGAAGGACGGGCGCCCCCCATTTCACCACTTTATTCATAAGGTGTAACCTCCCTGGTTAGTCTCTAGTGTTGTTTGTATGGTCTGTCTTCATTCTATCGGGAGCAACCGCTTTCGGTAAGGGGAATCCCATCTGGAGCAGGGTAGAAAAAGATCGGCTTTCCGCCCCCAGCAGGCGGATGAGAAGCTCTAAGCGGAGCTTCCGACCCGTATACGGCGCAGCTGGGGTGGGATGGGAAGCTTCTTGCACAGCAATCGCCAAAAAACCCCCATCTTGATTACAAGATGAGGGCTGTTTGACGATAGTCACCTATTTAGTTGACTGTCGCGGCAAAAATTGCTCATAAAGCTTGAGGGCAAACTGCTCATTGGCTTCCTTCGTTCTGCCTGCATTATGGGGGGTATGCACCACATTATGCCGGCCAAGCAGCGGGTCATTCAGCGGCAGGGGCTCGATATCAAAAACGTCAGCCGCTAAACTGAGCTCATCGGCAAGAACCCTTCTGCGCAGCTCCTCCATATCGCAAATCTTCGCACGGGTCGCAAGCACCACCAACGCTCCCTGCGGCACCGCGCGGATCAGCTCCGCGGTGACCAGTCCTCCCGTCTGATCGGTCAGCGGGACCATGGGAACAAAAATCTCCGCATCCCGGACCAATCGGTCCAGATGCCACTCCTTGCGGGCGCCGGCCCGGTGAAAGCACGGCTCACTTGCATAGGGATCCCACATCGCGACATCTGCACCTAGCATATGGACGAAGCTGGCGTAACGGCTTGCAATATTCCCCGCCCCAACAATCCGTATGCGCTTGCCCTCTACGGTGCCGTTGGCGAAGCGGGTATCGTCTCCGAACTGTACCCCCCTGGCCCCTGGCTTGCCCACTCCCTCCGGCGGATCATAATCCCACGGCTGCAAGCTCGTGATGATCTCATGATGAGTTTGAGGGATTCTTCGCAGTCCGCAGAGGGTAAGCGCCAGAGCAAATTCGCTGACAGATTGTCCCCAGAAGCCCTCCGTGGGCTGGCTGTAGCACCGGATCCCCCGTTCCTTCAGCCGTTCGCTCATTTGCGGTTCCGGCGTGGTGCTATACTCGGTCGTGAACACGACCTCCTCCAGCGCCGTAAGCGCCTCCAGACAAGTCAGGTCTACCCGCGCCTTCAGCGAAATGAGCCGGACTACACTGGCGGGATCCGGAATGATTTCCCCAATCCCCCTCGTTTCGTCTGCGGACAATCGGATCAGCTCCGCCTCGCCGTCCTGCACCAGCAGCTTATGGAAATGATCCGCGACGAAAGGCCACGTTCCGTCAAAATCGGGATGAACCACGATTACGCTTCTCATTTATGCTCTCCTCCTGTATACCTTCTCCAATTGGCTTCCATCTCCGCTGCTTCCCTAGCTCCGCAGAATAGATAGATCCGGTATCGAGACCGCTTGCTCTCTCCCTTTGCCAAGCTCCAGGCACCCGCTATGCATCGGCTTGGGGAAATGCCCAGCTGCCCATCCACTCTCCAGGGAGAAGGATGTTCCTCATTCTCGTCATGATCCAGGATGGCCATGCCAGCGTAATCGTCACGCCCCTCCACGCGCATGCTGACAGCCGCCCATCTGGCACGCTGACCGTCCGCTTCCTCCTTGCTCAATCCGTTGCTGCTCAAGAAGCTTCCGCCTTGGTCCTCCCGGTAAGGCATCCGAAGGAATAAGCCTCCATACGAATAGGACCCAAACGTAATGGCTTTCTCCGCTGTAAGAGTCCACTCGAGGTCAAGCTCGTATACCGTGTTCCGATCTCGCAGGCTCCAGCTCTGGCGCTCGGTAAGCAGCCGATCGCCCGCCGGTTCACACCACGCCGTCTTCACAACCCAGCCGGCTTCGTTGTCAGCCAGCTGAACATCCGAGATCCCCTCGGGGTGAAAGGTGCCGTCATTCGGCGAATTCGTTAATCCCTCTGTCCAGAAGCCCCAGTTATTGACTTGATTTAGGCCCACATACAAGCCATGCTGCCAGGGATGGTGAGCGGGCGCGTCCTCTGTGAGCACTCCTCTTCCATCCGGTGCCGCGATCGGGTGAAGGTACGGACGGCGGTTAGGATGAGCCTGCTGGGTAAGCAAAGGTGCCTCGGCCCCCCGGCGGTAAATCGAAAGCATGTGCTGCGAATGGCGGACCACGAGGTGCTGGTTCTCTACCGTCTTCCCTTGTATAGAAGTCATCAGGTTACCCCTCTCTATTATCGGAATTCCGGAAGCCTGACGGGTTCGCCGTTCCTTAAGGCCGATTCATGGGCACACAATCCCGCACAGGTCCAGTTCGCGGACGTGTAGACATCCGGGAAAGGCGCCCTATCCTCCACGATGCTCATGATAAACTCATGGGCAAGATGCGGATGGGAGCCGCCATGGCCGCTGCCCTGTTTAAAGGACAGATGCTGGTTAGTATCCGCATCATAGACCCCTTGGGTTGTGAATCGGCGGATGTTTTCCGGGAGCAGGTGCGCAAAGTCGGGAATGACAATGCGCTTCCCCTCTTCCCCATGGAAGAGAACCGGCTGCTCCCCCTCAAGCTGCTGCCATTCGAAGCTGACCTGATCGGCATACACATCGAAGCTCTCGATATATTCACGCGATGTCTCGAATAGGGAACGGGTTACCTCTACCGCGAGATCGGAATCCCGAAGCCGGAACAGCGCCGTCTCTACGGCGAAGGGCGATTGATACTTAGCAGCCAACCGCTCGGCAATCCTGCCGGAGCCGAGACAATAGACCAGCTCCGCTTCCTTATTGGCAAGAGCGAGCAGCGGACTTACGGCATGTGTGGCGTAGTGCATAGGCGGCAAGCCTTCCCAGTACCCGGGCCAGCCGGCCATTTCCTGCTGATGGGCCCCCCGCATGAACTGGATCCGTCCCAATTCCCCATGGTCGCGAAGGTGCTTAAGGAAGAGAAACTCCCTTGTATATACAGCCGTTTCCATCATCATATACTTCTTTCCTGATGCCTGCTGCGCCTCTAGGATACTCCGGCAATCCTCGATAGAGGTGGCCATGGGCACGGTACAGGCTACATGCTTGCCTGCAAGGAGCGCTGCGATCGATTGTTCAGCATGAAGGGAGATAGGCGAGTTAAGATGAACCGCATCAATGTTCGGATCCTGAAGGAGCTCTTCATAGCTTGTATAGCGGACGGGAACGCCGAAGTGCTCGCCGATCCGATGCAAGCTGTCAGCGGATCGCTGGCCTATGGCATATAGCTCGGTATGAGGATGATTCTGATAGATGGGAATGAATTCAGCTCCAAATCCGAGTCCAACAAGGGCTATTCTAATTTTATCGCTCAAGGCCTTCTACCTCCTGCAGCTGCTCTACTAGCCCCACTATAAGGCAACGGCTGCCGATTGAAAATGAGCATTCTTGCAAACATATTGAGATTTTTCACCATGGCTGTTCGTCAAAATATTTACCGTTTATAATCACAGTAATGGATTTCATTAGAAAGCGTGGGGGGTTTCTATTGCGTTTATTAGATGAGTCTCCAGGGAAGCGAACGCCGAAGCGCCATGTTGCCCTGTTGATCGAGACGTCCAATGAATACGCCCGGGGGCTGCTGCGGGGAATCCGCTCCTATATCGGTGAGCATCACTCCTGGTCTCTGTACCTGAATGAGCACAGCCGAGGACAGGGCGTCATGCCATGGGCAACGCATTGGCAAGGCGACGGGATCATCGCGCGTATTGAGAATGAAGCCGTGGCGGAATACGTACGCCAAACCGCTGTGCCAACGGTCGATCTAAGCTCACACCGTCTCCTGCCTGAGCTGCCCTGCCTGGAGACGGATGATCTGGCCATTGCGAGGATGGCCTTCTCCCATCTGCAGGAACGAGGGTTTAAGCAATTCGCCTTTTGCGGAGATCCGCGGTTCCCCTGGTCTGTCCATAGGAGAGAGCATTTTATCCAAGAGGCCCAGCGTGCGGGTTATCCTTGCTATGTCTATGAGGTGGAGGCCCAGGAGGCTTGGAATAAGGAGCATCAAGCGATGATCTCGTGGATCCGGGAATTGCCTAAGCCGGTCGGCATCTTCGTCAGTTACGACATGTTAGGACAGAAGCTGCTGGACGTATGCAGACAGGCCCGTGTGTTCGTTCCTGACCAGGCGGCGGTGATCAGCGTCGATAACGATGAGCTTCTGTGCAGCTTATCGGCTCCTCCACTCAGCAGTATTATTCCCGACACTCTGGCAACAGGTTATCAGGCAGCCGCTCTGCTGGACCGTATGATGAAGGGGGAACCCCACCAACCTGGCATCACCTCGATCCCGCCGCTGGATGTGGCGCCGCGCGTCTCTACCGATGTCACTGCCGTAAAGGACCCGCTCGTAGCGGATACGGTCCGGCTCATTCGCAGCCACCTCTACGAGAACATAAGCATGGACAAGCTGCTGACGGAACTGCCTGCCTCACGCCGATCCTTGGAAGCGCGGTTCCAGCGTGCCCTGGGCCGAACTCCGCATCGCATGCACATGGAGATGAAGATCAAGCTGATCAAGCAATTTCTAACCGACACGGACCTTACCCTCCCCTATATTGCCGAGAGGATCGGCTTTAAGCATGCGGAGTACATGAGCGTTCTGTTCAAGCGGGAAACCGGCATGACGCCAAACGATTATCGTAAGAAGGTACAGGGCGATAAATAAGTTCAGCCCTCCCTTTCCGGTCACTCGGTCGGCCATGGCGCTGAAGCTTGGTAAGGGAAATCCTACGGGAGCAGGATCGGCCGCACGCAAAAAAGCATGCCTTCCGGGTTTCCCCTTCCGGCATGCTTTAATGGGAGGACAGGACGACTACGGTTTTACCGGTTCAACAAACTCCCCACATACCGCAGCAGCTCGTTCGCGCATACCGGGCAGTAGCCGTGATTCTCGATGAGGCGGGCGGTCACTTCGTTGATCCGCTTCAACTGCCGCTCATCCGGCGTCTTCGTGGACGTAGTGATCTTCACGATGTCCTTTAGATCGGCGAACAGCTTCTTCTCGATCGCCTCCCGCAGACGCTCGTGGGTGCTGTAGTCGAACTTCTTGCCCTTGCGGGAGTACGAGGACATGCGGATGAGAATCTCTTCGCGGAAAGCCTTCTTGGCGTTCTCCGACACGCCGATCTGCTCTTCGATCGAGCGCATGAGGCGCTCATCCGGGTCCATGGTTTCGCCGGTGAGCGGGTCCTTGATTTTGCCCCAGTTGCAGTAAGCCTCAATATTGTCGAGGTAGTTCTCGAACAATGTTTTGGCCGACTCTTCGAAGGAATAGACGAAGGCCTTCTGGATTTCCTTCTTGGCGAGCTCGTCGTATTCCTTACGGGCGATAGAGATGAAATTCAAGTACCGCTCGCGCTCGTCTTTCGTGATGGACGGGTGCTGGTCAAGGCCGTCCTTGATGGCGCGGAGGACGTCCAGGGCGTTCATGCACTCCACGTCCTGGCGGATCAGGGCGCTTGAGATGCGGTTGATGACATACCGCGGGTCGATGCCCGACATGCCTTCCTCAAGGTATTCGTTCTGCATTTCCTTCAGGTCCGCTTCCTTGTAGCCCTCGATCGCTTCCCCGTCGTACATGCGCATCTTTTTGACCAGATCCATGCCCTGCTTCTTCGTTTCCTTCAGCCTCGTCAGAATGGAGAAGATGGAGGCCGCCTTAAGCGCATGCGGAGCCATATGAATGTACCCCATGTCGCTCTGCCCGATCAGCTTCGTGTAAATCTTCTCTTCGTCGGATACCTTCAGGTTGTACGGAATCGGCATAACGATCATCCGGGACTGCAGCGCTTCGTTCTTCTTGTTCGCAATAAACGACTTGTACTCGGATTCGTTCGTGTGAGCGATAATGAGCTCGTCGGCGGAAATCAGGGCAAAGCGCCCGGCCTTGAAGTTGCCTTCCTGCGTGAGAGACAGCAGGTTCCACAGAAACTTCTCGTCGCACTTCAGCATCTCCTGGAACTCCATAATCCCCCGGTTCGCCTTGTTCAGCTCCCCATCGAACCGGTAAGCGCGCGGATCGGATTCCGAGCCGAATTCGGTAATGGTCGAGAAGTCGATGCTTCCCGTCAGGTCGGCGATATCCTGGGATTTCGGGTCCGACGGGCTGAAGGTACCGATCCCGATGCGGTTCCCTTCGGAAATGACCACTCTCTCGACCGGCACGAGCTCGATCCGGTTGTCGTACTCCGTGCGGAGCCTCATCTGGCAGGAGGGGCATAGTGTTCCCTCGATCTTAACCCCGAGCTCCCGCTCGATCTCGGGACGCAGATCATCCGGAATAAGATGCAGCGGCTCCTCGTGCATCGGGCAGCCCTGGATGGCATAGACGGCCCCTTCGTCGGTACGCGAAAACTGCTCAAGCCCCCTCTTCAGCAGCGTAACAATGGTGGATTTCCCCCCGCTGACCGGACCCATCAGCAGCAGGATGCGTTTACGGACGTCCAACCGGCGTGCCGCCGAGTGGAAGTATTCTTCGACCAGCTTCTCGATGGCTCGGTCAAGCCCAAAGATTTCCTTCTCGAAGAACTTATATTTGGTTTGTCCATGTTCCTCTTCCAAGCCTTGGGAAGCGATCATCTGATAAACGCGTGAATGTGCGGTCATTGCCAAACCCGGCTGCTTTCTGACCTTCTCGATATATTCCGCAAAGGTCCCATTCCACGCCAGCCTGGCATTTTCCGACCGATGCTCGGCAATCTTCTGGAAAATGTCCATGGTAGCCTCCTCTCGTCCTGCTCAAGATAAGTCAACGTATTAATACCTATGCAGCCCGTAGGCAGATGTTGACCTTAAATCATGCCCGGGCCCTTCTTTTTCCCTTTCCGCTGTTCCCGGTTTCCCCCGAAAGCCAAGCCTGATGCGGGGTTGGGCATCCTTCAGAAAAAAGTCTTGTCTCCAACCAGGCGGACAAGCTGAGGTGCGTGCCGCCTTGTTCCCGCGGACAAGCGGGAATGCCAGACAAGCCGCTCGAGGAATACGCGGTAGGAGGACGAATCGGCGGAACCCGAAAGGCCGAGTCCCGCGAGCCAGCCCGGGAACTCCTGTTCCTGTGCTATAATGGAAGGACAAACATGACGAAAGGAGAGTCCGTAAGTGGCCATCAAGAGCGAAACCGAGCTGTACGGACCGGTGAAGGAATTTTTCGAACGGATGGGCTATGAGGTCAAGAGCGAGGTCCGGCACTGCGATCTGGTCGCTCTGCGGGGCGAGGAGGAGCCGGTGCTGGTGGAGCTGAAGCGCACCTTCACCCTTCCCCTGCTGATCCAGGGAATCGACCGGCTGAAGCAGTCCACCCGCGTCTATGTGGCCGTGGAGCAGAACGCCAAGGGACGGGCTCCTCATAACCTTAAGTGGAATGACCTTCAGCGGCTGTGCCGGATGCTCGGGCTCGGGCTGATCACCGTCCGGTTCTACACCCGCCGGAAGCCGGCCGTTGAGGTGCTGTGCGACCCGGTGCCTTATACGCCCGCCCTCCGCAAGAAGAGCACGGAACGCCTGCTGCTCGAGTTCAAGGAACGCAGCGGGGATTACAATACAGGGGGCAGCACCCGGCGCAAGCTGATGACGGCGTACCGGGAAAAAGCACTCCACTGCGCCCATCACCTGAAGGTGAACGGTCCCAGCTCCACGAAGCTTCTTCGGGAGTGGACGGGCAATCCCAAGATCACCCTCCTGCTGCAGGACAATTACTACCTTTGGTTCCGGAGGGTCAGCCGGGGAATCTATGAGCTGACGCCACTAGGAGAAGAAGCTCTGGTGCAATACGAGGAAGTGCTTAGGCAGGTGCTTCAGCGCAGAGGCGGGGTTTCCGCCCTGCCCGCCCCTCCCGCTCTTACCGAACCGGTTCTAGCGAAAAGCAAAAAAGGAAGGAATAAAAGGCTTCCTTCCCCCATAGAATAGACTTATAGATTCCCCACTGCCTTATCGGTAATTAAGTGACCGGATAAGGCACTACCGCCCATCCATCTGGCAGAGGGTTTTGTGAATCCAGATCGCAGCCAGGGCCCCTTCGCCCATGGCGATGGTGAGCTGCTCGGCATGGACGCCCAAATCTCCCGCGACCCATACGTTCGGCACGTTGGTCATCTTCGTGCGGGGATCAGCCGGAACATGCTTGTTCTCGAGCCTCTCGACGCCGAGCTGCTTGGCGAGCTCCGACTTGACCTCGTTGCCGCCGAAGGCTATGAAGCCGCGCTCCGCCTCGATCCGTTCGCCCGATTCGAGCACCGCCGCGGTGATTTCGCCGTCACCCTTGGTCTCGATTCGGCTGATCGGCTCCTCGCGGTACCCGATCCCGAGCTCCTTCAGGCGGCCGAGCGCTTCTTCGGAGACCGGCGTGCCGTCATGGTTGATGTAGGTCAGCTCGCTAGTCCGCTCCGACAGGGTAAACGCCATGTTGGCCCCGACGTCTCCGGCCCCGAGCACCACGGTCCTCCGGTGGCGGACCTCGAAGCTGTCACAGTCCGGGCAGACGTAGACCGTCCGGCCGAAGCAGGGGACGAGTCCGGGCAGTTCCGGGAACCGGTCCAGCAAGCCCGTGGCGAGCAGGAGCGTGCGGGCCGAGTAGGCGCCGCCAGAGCGGCCGGCGAGGGAGAAGCCGGTGTCCTCGCGGCTGGCGGATACGACCGTATCCTCCGCGAACTGGACCCCGAGACTGCCTGCCTGCTTGCGTCCGGTTTCCCGCAGATGCTCTCCCGAAACCCCATCCGGCCAGCCCAGCACATTGTGATAGCGGC contains:
- a CDS encoding extracellular solute-binding protein, which codes for MNKVVKWGAPVLLTASLLTACGSGAADTEQGASGNGAGEKVKLTVWHNWTGQDAKAIAMRGILDDFKAKHPNVDLEVEGLPTDGLKTRLRTVAAADEMPDLFVMWPDAMTKEFVSGGLLQPIDDYLNSKPDWKNNFIPNALDGYTVDGKTYSVPMNLAPSSFIYYNQAIFDKYGVKVPKTWDELKAAIDTFNKNNVIPVALGNKANWVVQSTIFSTIADRVTGTDWFLKAAKQDGAKFTDPEFVKALTVLQDLGKSKAFQDGFNSIDENQMIQLYNQGKAAMFMDGGWALANLVKTAPKEVLDTTHITILPAVDGGKGNAQSTSGVVGTGMGMSKKVKGAQKEAAQELLYALAGPDGQKATLDSSTLVSYKIDVDKAKANPLFIELNELMKNTKISPVYDSKLSSAAVEVTNNSLQELLMGGNPEAIAKKIQDAQAGAIGK
- a CDS encoding NAD(P)-dependent oxidoreductase; translated protein: MRSVIVVHPDFDGTWPFVADHFHKLLVQDGEAELIRLSADETRGIGEIIPDPASVVRLISLKARVDLTCLEALTALEEVVFTTEYSTTPEPQMSERLKERGIRCYSQPTEGFWGQSVSEFALALTLCGLRRIPQTHHEIITSLQPWDYDPPEGVGKPGARGVQFGDDTRFANGTVEGKRIRIVGAGNIASRYASFVHMLGADVAMWDPYASEPCFHRAGARKEWHLDRLVRDAEIFVPMVPLTDQTGGLVTAELIRAVPQGALVVLATRAKICDMEELRRRVLADELSLAADVFDIEPLPLNDPLLGRHNVVHTPHNAGRTKEANEQFALKLYEQFLPRQSTK
- a CDS encoding carbohydrate ABC transporter permease, yielding MSNTAAAYSPAASHKAGRSGRKWRGAIFWTGLTVYGVLTLYPLFWLFISAFKTNMEFINRPFSLPETWQFENFTRAWTSSHMGRAFGNSVIVSLTSLALTLFISALASFVLARFRFRFKAWIMGFFVVGMLIPIHSTLVPLFILMKQLSLLNTYWALILPYVAFALPTAIFVLTAYLASIPKEMEEAAFIDGTGLWGVFLRIMLPISLPALSTVTILSFLHFWNDFSFALVFISKSSLKTLPLSIATFADGYQTDYSLTLAAMSIAVIPTIVVYLLFQEQVMKGMTAGAVKG
- a CDS encoding DUF6807 domain-containing protein encodes the protein MTSIQGKTVENQHLVVRHSQHMLSIYRRGAEAPLLTQQAHPNRRPYLHPIAAPDGRGVLTEDAPAHHPWQHGLYVGLNQVNNWGFWTEGLTNSPNDGTFHPEGISDVQLADNEAGWVVKTAWCEPAGDRLLTERQSWSLRDRNTVYELDLEWTLTAEKAITFGSYSYGGLFLRMPYREDQGGSFLSSNGLSKEEADGQRARWAAVSMRVEGRDDYAGMAILDHDENEEHPSPWRVDGQLGISPSRCIAGAWSLAKGESKRSRYRIYLFCGAREAAEMEANWRRYTGGEHK
- a CDS encoding carbohydrate ABC transporter permease, producing the protein MNTLRIRRFIVLGLLPSVVIYALFVFVPVIWSAYYGFFNWKGIGAAKFIGFDNYVEVFKDPIFWRALKNNIIFVLASVLGQVPLALILAILLHKNSLLQRFLRSAVFMPMVLSAVVIGMIWQYIYHPQIGILNFLLDRLGLASWKLQWLSDSKIAIFSLIPPLIWSFVGLYLIIFISAFQNIPGDIHDAAKIDGATGARKMVSIILPMIWSTVQVAIVLCISGSLKSFDLVYIMTKGGPAHSTELLATYMYNSTFTSYRYGYGSAISTSIIAISLLFIGVSQWLMSRKTKTA
- a CDS encoding PrkA family serine protein kinase, which codes for MDIFQKIAEHRSENARLAWNGTFAEYIEKVRKQPGLAMTAHSRVYQMIASQGLEEEHGQTKYKFFEKEIFGLDRAIEKLVEEYFHSAARRLDVRKRILLLMGPVSGGKSTIVTLLKRGLEQFSRTDEGAVYAIQGCPMHEEPLHLIPDDLRPEIERELGVKIEGTLCPSCQMRLRTEYDNRIELVPVERVVISEGNRIGIGTFSPSDPKSQDIADLTGSIDFSTITEFGSESDPRAYRFDGELNKANRGIMEFQEMLKCDEKFLWNLLSLTQEGNFKAGRFALISADELIIAHTNESEYKSFIANKKNEALQSRMIVMPIPYNLKVSDEEKIYTKLIGQSDMGYIHMAPHALKAASIFSILTRLKETKKQGMDLVKKMRMYDGEAIEGYKEADLKEMQNEYLEEGMSGIDPRYVINRISSALIRQDVECMNALDVLRAIKDGLDQHPSITKDERERYLNFISIARKEYDELAKKEIQKAFVYSFEESAKTLFENYLDNIEAYCNWGKIKDPLTGETMDPDERLMRSIEEQIGVSENAKKAFREEILIRMSSYSRKGKKFDYSTHERLREAIEKKLFADLKDIVKITTSTKTPDERQLKRINEVTARLIENHGYCPVCANELLRYVGSLLNR
- a CDS encoding Gfo/Idh/MocA family protein, which produces MSDKIRIALVGLGFGAEFIPIYQNHPHTELYAIGQRSADSLHRIGEHFGVPVRYTSYEELLQDPNIDAVHLNSPISLHAEQSIAALLAGKHVACTVPMATSIEDCRSILEAQQASGKKYMMMETAVYTREFLFLKHLRDHGELGRIQFMRGAHQQEMAGWPGYWEGLPPMHYATHAVSPLLALANKEAELVYCLGSGRIAERLAAKYQSPFAVETALFRLRDSDLAVEVTRSLFETSREYIESFDVYADQVSFEWQQLEGEQPVLFHGEEGKRIVIPDFAHLLPENIRRFTTQGVYDADTNQHLSFKQGSGHGGSHPHLAHEFIMSIVEDRAPFPDVYTSANWTCAGLCAHESALRNGEPVRLPEFR
- a CDS encoding AraC family transcriptional regulator, which gives rise to MRLLDESPGKRTPKRHVALLIETSNEYARGLLRGIRSYIGEHHSWSLYLNEHSRGQGVMPWATHWQGDGIIARIENEAVAEYVRQTAVPTVDLSSHRLLPELPCLETDDLAIARMAFSHLQERGFKQFAFCGDPRFPWSVHRREHFIQEAQRAGYPCYVYEVEAQEAWNKEHQAMISWIRELPKPVGIFVSYDMLGQKLLDVCRQARVFVPDQAAVISVDNDELLCSLSAPPLSSIIPDTLATGYQAAALLDRMMKGEPHQPGITSIPPLDVAPRVSTDVTAVKDPLVADTVRLIRSHLYENISMDKLLTELPASRRSLEARFQRALGRTPHRMHMEMKIKLIKQFLTDTDLTLPYIAERIGFKHAEYMSVLFKRETGMTPNDYRKKVQGDK